The Leptospira sp. WS39.C2 genome contains a region encoding:
- a CDS encoding type II toxin-antitoxin system RelE/ParE family toxin: MIIGFADKKTEKVWKGEFSKDLPTEVQNQGRKKLRMINNAHNIEDLKVPPGNKLEILKGDRKGQHSIRINDQWRICFIWDGNNASLVEIVDYH, translated from the coding sequence GTGATCATAGGTTTTGCCGACAAAAAAACTGAAAAAGTTTGGAAAGGTGAGTTTTCTAAAGATTTACCAACTGAAGTTCAGAACCAAGGTAGAAAAAAACTTAGGATGATTAATAATGCTCACAATATTGAAGACTTAAAAGTTCCTCCAGGAAATAAGTTAGAGATTCTAAAAGGTGACAGAAAAGGTCAGCATAGTATACGAATTAATGATCAATGGCGTATCTGTTTTATTTGGGACGGAAATAACGCTTCTTTAGTAGAAATTGTTGATTACCATTAA
- a CDS encoding nucleotidyl transferase AbiEii/AbiGii toxin family protein, translating to MITEEEIKKISKDDGIPLPYVEKDYVMGWLLKEIYENNTLNNKLVLKGGNCLRKVYFPQTRFSDDLDFTISKFVTENVFEKELIDICKIIQSTQKINFYYDSFKILEKETPDKECRAIEGKIYFKGFAGDSSVTMRIKFDLSQYERIVLPLENHPLIHNYSDRNHCNAMILSYSLEEVLAEKLRSWIQRTRARDLFDIVTIIQKGNLKINYLKILNAFLEKTIYKNIKTYGKDELLFQEKFTVVEKSWFESLICPSESFIMCNNAISLFKDFINTLFDPSTMRNIAAILNNPVQNPFNFRSGIREIILKAGKERKLILMKYNNKERIIEPYSFRYNKGKEYFFGYDRTNDNTIKSFILSNVQSVSLTQENYLPRWLVEF from the coding sequence ATGATTACAGAAGAAGAAATAAAAAAAATTTCCAAAGACGATGGAATCCCTTTACCTTATGTTGAGAAAGATTATGTAATGGGATGGCTTCTTAAGGAAATCTATGAAAACAATACTTTAAACAATAAACTAGTTCTAAAAGGAGGGAATTGCTTACGAAAAGTATATTTTCCACAAACTAGATTTTCCGATGATTTGGATTTTACAATTTCTAAATTCGTAACAGAAAATGTTTTCGAAAAAGAACTCATAGATATATGCAAAATTATTCAAAGCACACAAAAAATAAATTTTTACTATGATAGTTTCAAAATTCTCGAAAAAGAGACTCCTGATAAAGAATGTAGAGCTATAGAAGGAAAAATATACTTCAAAGGCTTTGCTGGTGATTCTTCAGTGACAATGAGAATCAAGTTTGATTTATCGCAATATGAACGAATAGTTTTACCTTTAGAAAATCATCCATTAATTCATAATTACTCAGATAGAAACCACTGTAATGCCATGATCCTATCATACTCATTAGAGGAAGTTTTAGCAGAGAAATTGAGAAGCTGGATTCAAAGAACCAGGGCTCGAGATTTATTCGATATTGTAACGATTATCCAGAAAGGAAATTTAAAAATAAATTACTTAAAAATATTGAACGCATTCTTAGAAAAAACTATCTATAAAAATATCAAAACTTATGGAAAAGATGAACTATTATTTCAAGAAAAATTCACAGTAGTTGAAAAAAGCTGGTTTGAATCTTTAATTTGTCCATCAGAATCATTTATTATGTGTAATAATGCTATAAGTCTTTTTAAAGATTTCATCAATACTTTATTTGATCCATCCACAATGAGAAATATAGCTGCGATTCTAAATAATCCCGTTCAAAATCCTTTCAATTTTCGATCTGGCATTCGAGAAATAATACTGAAAGCTGGCAAAGAAAGAAAATTGATTCTAATGAAATATAACAATAAAGAAAGAATAATTGAACCATATTCTTTTCGATATAACAAGGGAAAAGAATACTTTTTTGGGTATGACAGAACTAATGATAATACCATTAAATCTTTTATATTGTCGAATGTTCAAAGCGTTTCCTTGACCCAGGAAAACTATCTTCCACGTTGGCTAGTAGAATTTTGA
- a CDS encoding SH3 domain-containing protein — MRHNLKNMTKKIIFKIFLIILATIYAAYFLLKMTKWESSQLENNNKGNKIFYVSSDNGLRLRSEANINSKIIKLLPYNTPVKLIYAFTDKEVINGKEGYWYIVSYRGMQGYVFSAFLSKSNLVKTYNKLKTMYFTLDYDDSCPEEENFCFLTVSNNAETEKKSFGHVDRPKWISNHNIQYEIEENDRHYQYSSIEVLDVKTWKIQETFHSIFNDDPEVTDQAEYEICIYNKCILASMNYSKHELNIFKLSDYDEEKYEFKNKTLQQKVVDKNLNDYPFPCSFDIQKAIIERNTITMNCENNSFKIKLD; from the coding sequence ATGCGCCATAATTTAAAAAATATGACTAAAAAAATAATTTTTAAAATCTTTCTCATAATATTAGCTACAATATACGCAGCTTACTTCTTATTAAAAATGACAAAATGGGAATCATCCCAATTAGAAAATAATAATAAAGGAAACAAAATATTTTATGTTTCATCAGACAATGGATTAAGACTCAGGTCAGAGGCAAACATAAATTCTAAAATAATTAAATTACTTCCTTATAATACACCAGTCAAACTTATCTATGCTTTCACCGATAAAGAAGTAATCAATGGGAAAGAAGGATATTGGTATATTGTAAGTTACAGAGGCATGCAAGGATATGTGTTTAGCGCATTCTTAAGTAAGTCAAATTTAGTTAAAACTTATAACAAATTAAAAACAATGTATTTTACTCTAGATTACGATGACTCATGTCCTGAAGAAGAAAATTTTTGCTTTTTAACTGTTTCAAACAACGCAGAAACCGAAAAAAAATCTTTTGGACATGTGGATCGTCCAAAATGGATCAGTAACCACAACATTCAATATGAAATAGAAGAAAATGATCGTCATTATCAGTATTCTTCCATCGAAGTTTTAGATGTAAAGACTTGGAAAATCCAAGAAACCTTTCATTCCATTTTTAATGATGATCCTGAAGTTACCGATCAAGCAGAATATGAAATTTGTATTTATAATAAATGTATTCTAGCTTCGATGAATTATTCAAAACATGAATTAAATATTTTTAAATTATCTGATTATGATGAAGAAAAATATGAATTTAAAAATAAAACCTTACAACAAAAGGTAGTCGATAAAAATCTGAATGATTATCCATTCCCTTGTAGTTTTGATATTCAAAAAGCAATAATTGAACGAAATACTATTACAATGAATTGTGAAAATAATTCTTTTAAAATTAAATTAGACTAA